One part of the Sorangiineae bacterium MSr11954 genome encodes these proteins:
- a CDS encoding pilus assembly protein N-terminal domain-containing protein, with protein MRRTAAACLLLAVSFATMDASGQVRDKDKDVGPARATTVEMTMIVGDNKTLPAQGVTSYSVGAPGIIDVKVAPGMSQFVFVGLKAGSTTVLMLMQNGTQVTYAITVYARSPDVVNQELEQLLVGYTGLRIRKVGTRFFVEGGVSTEADARRVALIAGLYPGQVESLVVVGSVGIEHTINVRVDFYFVQYDKSSNYGVGVRWPGGIAPGAVQVAHDLVTNTTSAAAAFQQPLPALDMAQTRGWAKVLKHSTVVTTSGSEATFENGGEQNFAVAAGLTGTVHPIKFGTNVTVVPRYDAVTRALEVKVLANVSDLTAPAGGSLPGRKTSKVDTFVHLRLGESIVLSGIRTSSQTHSVTGIPLLSQIPVLGLLFGGHTNSEAELEGAVFIVPSIVESVPRRAYDIVDTAMKQYEDYSGSLDSVNAYSKTPPNYR; from the coding sequence ATGCGACGAACGGCCGCTGCATGTCTCCTCCTCGCCGTCTCCTTCGCGACCATGGATGCGAGCGGACAGGTACGCGACAAAGACAAAGACGTGGGGCCTGCGCGCGCCACCACCGTGGAAATGACGATGATCGTCGGCGACAACAAGACCTTGCCGGCGCAAGGGGTCACGAGCTACTCGGTCGGCGCGCCGGGCATCATCGACGTGAAGGTGGCGCCGGGGATGTCGCAGTTCGTGTTCGTGGGGCTCAAGGCCGGGAGCACCACGGTGCTGATGCTCATGCAGAACGGCACCCAGGTCACGTACGCGATCACGGTGTACGCGCGCTCGCCGGACGTGGTGAACCAGGAGCTGGAGCAGCTGCTCGTGGGGTACACGGGTCTGCGCATCCGCAAGGTGGGCACCCGGTTCTTCGTCGAAGGTGGCGTCTCCACCGAGGCGGACGCGCGCAGGGTGGCGCTCATCGCCGGCCTCTATCCGGGGCAGGTGGAGTCCCTGGTGGTGGTCGGCTCCGTGGGCATCGAGCACACGATCAACGTGCGGGTCGACTTTTACTTCGTTCAGTACGACAAGTCGTCCAACTACGGGGTCGGCGTGAGGTGGCCGGGCGGCATCGCCCCCGGCGCCGTGCAGGTCGCGCACGATCTGGTGACCAACACCACGTCGGCCGCGGCCGCGTTCCAGCAGCCGCTCCCCGCGCTCGATATGGCGCAGACGCGCGGCTGGGCGAAGGTGCTCAAGCACTCCACGGTGGTGACCACCAGCGGATCGGAGGCGACGTTCGAGAACGGCGGCGAGCAGAACTTCGCGGTGGCCGCGGGCCTCACCGGCACCGTGCACCCGATCAAGTTCGGCACCAATGTGACGGTGGTCCCGCGCTACGACGCGGTGACGCGCGCGCTCGAGGTGAAGGTCCTGGCCAACGTGAGCGACCTGACGGCGCCGGCCGGCGGCTCCTTGCCCGGGCGAAAGACGTCGAAGGTGGACACCTTCGTGCACCTGCGGCTCGGTGAGTCCATCGTGCTCTCGGGCATCCGTACGAGCTCGCAGACGCACTCGGTCACCGGCATCCCGCTCCTCAGTCAGATCCCGGTGCTCGGCCTCTTGTTCGGCGGCCACACGAACAGCGAGGCTGAATTGGAGGGGGCCGTGTTCATCGTACCGAGCATCGTAGAGTCGGTGCCGCGGCGCGCGTACGACATCGTCGACACGGCGATGAAGCAGTACGAGGACTACAGCGGCAGCCTCGACAGCGTGAACGCTTACTCCAAAACGCCTCCGAATTACCGGTGA
- the cpaB gene encoding Flp pilus assembly protein CpaB, translating to MKLRATLLAILIASVGGFLLWQYLKRFEAEASGGPRIGVLVAVRTLEPGSILREEDIGERFIPQSYIETRAIRATDRQRIANLRIAAPLEAQQLIMWTDIVLANDDKRDISGLVQPGMRAVTIHTDTKSSMLVRAGDRVDVIGNFSKPGTNDVKTGVVLLQNVLVLGRSNDGDGRSGHTEGSDLALSLTLQNAQILGVASDKGKLSVALRSPEDNRIQEGLGEYGSDKLVTQPEKIKAVAAPAGPQAMQSAGR from the coding sequence ATGAAGCTGCGTGCGACGCTGCTCGCGATTTTGATCGCGAGCGTCGGCGGGTTCCTATTGTGGCAATACTTGAAGCGGTTCGAGGCCGAGGCTTCGGGCGGTCCGCGCATCGGGGTGCTCGTTGCAGTGCGCACTCTGGAGCCGGGCTCCATTCTTCGCGAAGAGGACATCGGAGAGCGCTTCATCCCTCAGTCGTATATCGAGACGCGGGCGATTCGAGCTACCGATCGGCAGCGCATTGCCAACTTGCGAATTGCCGCGCCCCTGGAGGCGCAGCAGCTCATCATGTGGACGGACATCGTCCTGGCCAACGACGACAAACGGGACATCAGCGGGTTGGTGCAGCCGGGCATGCGCGCTGTCACCATTCATACCGACACCAAGTCGAGCATGCTGGTGCGGGCGGGGGACCGGGTGGACGTGATTGGAAACTTCTCCAAGCCCGGCACCAACGACGTCAAGACCGGCGTCGTGCTCCTCCAAAACGTCCTGGTGCTCGGCCGCAGCAACGACGGCGACGGGCGCTCGGGCCACACCGAGGGCAGCGATCTGGCCCTCAGCCTGACCTTGCAGAACGCACAGATCCTCGGCGTCGCGTCCGACAAGGGCAAGCTGTCGGTGGCGCTGCGCAGCCCCGAGGACAACCGCATTCAAGAGGGCCTCGGCGAGTACGGATCGGACAAGCTGGTGACGCAGCCGGAGAAGATCAAAGCGGTGGCGGCCCCCGCGGGTCCGCAGGCCATGCAATCGGCGGGGCGATGA
- a CDS encoding sigma 54-interacting transcriptional regulator yields the protein MQSPVHPSLSEETVLRPKRNTTTTSFQLTFLRGPDAGVVLVVDGAAACPVLLGTSEVCSVRLRDPEVSRRHVSLDVYDAYLRVRDLSSKNGTFVNATRVGEALLCGGEEIQIGSTVARVDVEVKAKPIPVSPDTSFGPVLGASLAMRRLYPLCRRLAESDVPLVIEGETGTGKEVMAEALHAASRRASGPFVVFDCTAVPASLLESALFGHEKGAFTGAATARPGVFEEAHGGTLLIDEIGDLEKSLQSKLLRAIQKSEIRRLGGARWVKVDVRLIAATRRDLDKEVQAGRFRDDLFFRLAVARIALPPLRDRRDDIEPLARHFWELYGGRDKSFPVHLLDRLLSHSWPGNVRELANTVARLVALGELADSYSELFRQAAPEASEEGGEAAMPRDFIENVVGLNLPLAEAREQVLREFERRYVVHLLKLHGGDSARAAAASGIGERYLRMIRARVRPA from the coding sequence ATGCAGTCGCCTGTGCACCCGTCGTTGTCCGAAGAGACAGTCCTCCGCCCCAAGCGAAATACTACAACGACATCGTTTCAACTGACGTTTTTACGCGGCCCCGACGCGGGGGTCGTGCTGGTGGTCGACGGGGCCGCGGCATGTCCGGTCCTCCTCGGAACCAGTGAAGTCTGTTCGGTCCGGCTGCGCGATCCCGAGGTTTCCCGGCGCCATGTAAGCCTGGACGTGTACGACGCCTACCTGCGCGTCCGCGATCTCAGCTCGAAGAACGGCACCTTCGTCAACGCCACCCGCGTTGGCGAAGCGCTCCTCTGTGGGGGCGAGGAAATCCAGATCGGGTCGACGGTCGCGCGCGTCGATGTCGAGGTCAAGGCCAAGCCGATCCCCGTGTCGCCGGACACCAGCTTTGGCCCCGTGCTCGGCGCCAGCCTGGCGATGCGCCGGCTTTATCCGCTTTGCCGCAGGCTGGCAGAGTCGGATGTGCCGCTCGTGATCGAGGGAGAAACAGGGACTGGAAAAGAGGTCATGGCCGAGGCACTGCACGCGGCGAGCCGTCGTGCGTCAGGGCCTTTCGTGGTCTTCGACTGCACCGCGGTGCCCGCCTCCTTGCTGGAATCGGCCCTCTTCGGCCACGAAAAAGGCGCCTTCACCGGCGCGGCTACCGCACGACCGGGAGTCTTCGAGGAGGCGCACGGCGGAACGTTGCTCATCGACGAGATTGGCGATCTGGAAAAGTCGCTGCAATCCAAGCTTCTGCGCGCCATTCAAAAGTCCGAAATCCGAAGGCTGGGCGGGGCGCGATGGGTCAAGGTCGATGTTCGATTGATCGCCGCAACGCGCCGTGACCTCGATAAGGAGGTGCAGGCCGGCCGCTTCCGCGACGACCTCTTTTTCCGCCTTGCCGTGGCCCGCATCGCCCTTCCCCCGCTGCGCGATCGTCGCGACGACATCGAGCCCTTGGCGCGTCACTTCTGGGAGCTTTATGGCGGGCGCGACAAATCATTCCCCGTCCATTTGCTCGATCGATTGTTGAGCCATTCGTGGCCGGGCAATGTGCGTGAGCTAGCCAATACGGTGGCGCGGTTGGTCGCGCTCGGGGAGCTCGCCGATTCGTACTCCGAGCTTTTCCGCCAAGCCGCGCCGGAGGCCTCCGAAGAAGGCGGCGAGGCGGCCATGCCTCGCGATTTCATCGAGAACGTCGTCGGATTGAACCTGCCCTTGGCCGAGGCGCGCGAGCAGGTGCTGCGCGAGTTCGAGCGGCGCTATGTCGTCCATTTGCTGAAGCTGCATGGGGGCGACTCCGCCCGCGCCGCGGCCGCATCGGGCATCGGCGAGCGCTATCTCCGCATGATTCGCGCGCGCGTCCGGCCGGCATAA
- a CDS encoding A24 family peptidase, giving the protein MDVGSTAIWICLAIASAAAIWDFISRKIPNFLTLGGVVLGLVLHAAVGYVDNGIAGSIRGLGASLAGIAVCSIIPVVSYARNEMGGGDVKLLAAIGALCGPVFGFFAEGFAFAILFAVVLPWRIIWSGAFHDRLGNFFTWLGNVFRRREDRLPYQKVRKMPPVVLGPAILAGLAVAIVHNKVWP; this is encoded by the coding sequence ATGGACGTCGGGAGTACGGCGATTTGGATCTGCCTTGCCATCGCATCGGCGGCAGCAATTTGGGATTTCATCTCGCGAAAAATTCCCAACTTCCTCACACTCGGGGGGGTCGTCTTGGGGCTCGTGCTGCATGCCGCGGTCGGATACGTCGACAACGGAATCGCCGGATCCATCCGCGGACTCGGAGCATCGCTCGCAGGGATCGCAGTCTGCAGCATCATTCCCGTGGTGAGCTATGCGCGCAACGAAATGGGCGGCGGGGACGTAAAACTCCTCGCCGCCATCGGAGCCCTCTGCGGCCCCGTCTTCGGCTTCTTCGCGGAGGGCTTCGCCTTCGCGATCCTCTTCGCGGTGGTGCTCCCCTGGCGCATCATATGGAGCGGCGCCTTCCACGACCGCTTGGGCAACTTCTTCACCTGGCTCGGCAACGTCTTTCGAAGGCGCGAAGACCGTCTCCCCTACCAAAAAGTCCGCAAGATGCCCCCCGTCGTCTTGGGGCCGGCCATCCTCGCGGGGCTCGCAGTCGCCATCGTTCACAACAAGGTGTGGCCATGA
- a CDS encoding serine/threonine protein kinase: MTAAVQSFEPGTILLGRYRVEKIVGRGGMGVVLAAWDTELLHHVAIKVLVGLAFADSEPVERFMREARITVKLTSDHVVRVINAGTLESGAPYIVMDLLEGHDLGGTHHPLAPAVAVDYVLQAIDAVAEAHAQGIIHRDLKPSNLFLATRTGASPIIKVLDFGISKASPLEGDPSLTGTTSIMGSPRYMSPEQFRSAKLVDERTDVWALGAIAYHLMSGAPPFEGSSVGEVFEAVSTREPIPLRGRRPEVPMGLEHVIARCLQKNPKERFQTVADLAQALGPFGTGEWQRCVVRAMKLLEGKSTQNLHAVWMMPTETAIAPPAPSAVPPAPEPPWRSKRWLALGFAGLFALLLSATALGAFLAIAWTKRHPPAAPAGMTDPVGAVTGGPVLSSAAVDSGVAAADLADAGVEDAGAADAASIVAVGVSLTPGVAPSSSATVQTGRGTGISPVASSSSGASNSTNGSNASNGSKRRVLTDFQRSRLLGHYSTFDGASGFVLDRLEDPWRAKLDGESSVKILKSRPGSYGTMEYVNANGEKANGENDFWIRVQKDTGEVLLFDGPKQFEGVKVVRDADARPLR; encoded by the coding sequence TTGACGGCAGCGGTGCAGTCCTTCGAGCCCGGCACCATCCTTTTGGGACGGTACCGCGTGGAAAAAATCGTGGGCCGCGGCGGCATGGGCGTGGTGCTCGCAGCATGGGACACCGAGCTCTTGCATCACGTCGCCATCAAGGTGCTCGTCGGCTTGGCGTTCGCCGACAGCGAGCCGGTCGAGCGCTTCATGCGCGAAGCGCGCATCACCGTCAAGCTCACGAGCGATCACGTCGTCCGCGTGATCAACGCGGGCACCTTGGAGTCGGGCGCACCCTACATCGTGATGGACCTGCTAGAGGGCCACGATTTGGGCGGCACCCATCACCCGCTCGCGCCCGCCGTCGCCGTCGACTACGTGCTGCAGGCCATCGACGCCGTGGCCGAGGCGCACGCGCAAGGCATCATCCACCGCGATCTCAAGCCGTCGAACTTGTTTCTCGCCACGCGCACGGGCGCATCGCCCATCATCAAGGTGCTCGATTTCGGCATCTCCAAGGCGTCGCCGCTCGAGGGCGATCCTTCGCTCACGGGGACCACCTCGATCATGGGCTCCCCGCGCTACATGTCCCCCGAGCAATTCCGCTCGGCCAAGCTGGTCGACGAGCGCACCGACGTGTGGGCCCTCGGCGCCATCGCATACCACTTGATGAGCGGCGCTCCTCCCTTCGAGGGCAGCTCCGTGGGCGAGGTATTCGAGGCCGTCTCGACGCGCGAGCCCATTCCTCTTCGCGGGCGGCGTCCCGAGGTGCCGATGGGGCTCGAGCACGTCATTGCGCGCTGCTTGCAGAAAAATCCGAAAGAGCGATTTCAAACGGTCGCCGATCTTGCGCAAGCGCTGGGCCCATTCGGCACCGGTGAGTGGCAACGCTGCGTGGTGCGCGCGATGAAGCTGCTCGAAGGGAAATCGACGCAGAACTTGCATGCGGTGTGGATGATGCCGACCGAGACGGCTATCGCGCCGCCCGCGCCGAGCGCCGTGCCGCCTGCGCCGGAGCCGCCTTGGCGTTCGAAGCGGTGGCTTGCCTTGGGGTTTGCGGGGTTGTTCGCGTTGCTCCTGTCGGCCACGGCGCTCGGGGCATTCTTGGCAATCGCGTGGACGAAGCGGCATCCGCCGGCCGCCCCGGCGGGAATGACGGATCCTGTCGGGGCCGTGACGGGCGGGCCGGTCTTGTCGTCGGCGGCCGTGGATAGTGGTGTGGCGGCGGCGGATCTTGCGGATGCGGGCGTGGAGGATGCTGGGGCGGCGGATGCGGCATCGATCGTTGCGGTGGGCGTTTCTCTGACGCCGGGCGTGGCGCCGTCTTCATCGGCGACGGTGCAAACGGGGCGGGGGACGGGGATCTCTCCGGTCGCATCGAGCTCGTCGGGCGCATCGAATTCGACAAACGGGTCGAACGCATCGAACGGGTCGAAGCGACGTGTGCTCACGGATTTTCAACGGAGTCGGCTGCTTGGCCATTATTCGACCTTCGACGGCGCCAGCGGCTTCGTGCTCGATCGGCTCGAAGATCCGTGGAGGGCGAAGCTCGACGGAGAGTCGAGCGTGAAAATCCTGAAATCCCGTCCGGGATCGTACGGCACCATGGAGTACGTAAACGCAAACGGCGAAAAGGCGAACGGGGAGAACGACTTTTGGATTCGCGTTCAGAAGGACACGGGTGAAGTCCTGCTGTTCGACGGGCCGAAACAGTTCGAAGGCGTAAAGGTCGTCCGCGACGCGGACGCGCGTCCGCTGCGGTAA
- a CDS encoding HpcH/HpaI aldolase/citrate lyase family protein: MDTTNRFKIALRERRPQIGLWSSLCSHLVAEVIAGAGFDWIVIDSEHGPNELPDVVHQLQAMAPYSVEPVVRIPIADPVAIKRYLDAGARSILVPMVQNAAMAAAIVSATRYPPAGIRGLSLANRANRFGRTPDYVQRAADDICVLVQAETAEAISHIEAIATTPGIDGIFIGPYDLSADLGHIANPAAPAVQELIATGARRGIAAGKAMGILAPNENDANRYLDAGFTFVAVGSDVGILARQSEALAASFRHRKA; encoded by the coding sequence GTGGACACTACGAACCGCTTCAAGATTGCCCTCCGAGAGCGCCGCCCGCAGATTGGCCTGTGGAGCAGCTTGTGCAGCCACCTCGTCGCCGAGGTCATTGCCGGCGCAGGCTTCGACTGGATCGTGATCGATTCTGAGCACGGGCCAAACGAGCTCCCCGATGTCGTTCATCAACTCCAGGCGATGGCGCCCTATTCCGTCGAGCCAGTGGTCCGCATTCCCATCGCCGATCCCGTCGCCATCAAGCGTTACTTGGACGCCGGCGCGCGCTCAATCTTGGTGCCCATGGTGCAAAACGCAGCCATGGCCGCCGCCATCGTCTCGGCCACCCGCTACCCACCCGCCGGTATCCGCGGTCTCTCGCTGGCAAATCGCGCCAATCGATTTGGCCGCACCCCCGACTACGTGCAGCGCGCCGCCGATGACATCTGTGTGCTGGTGCAGGCGGAGACCGCCGAAGCCATTTCCCATATCGAGGCCATCGCCACAACGCCCGGCATCGATGGCATCTTCATCGGCCCGTACGATCTCTCCGCCGATCTCGGACACATCGCCAATCCGGCCGCTCCCGCCGTCCAAGAGCTCATCGCTACCGGTGCCCGGCGCGGGATTGCGGCCGGCAAGGCCATGGGCATCCTGGCCCCGAACGAAAATGACGCAAACCGTTACCTCGATGCAGGCTTCACCTTCGTGGCCGTCGGGAGCGATGTCGGAATTCTGGCACGCCAAAGCGAAGCCCTCGCCGCGTCGTTTCGACACCGCAAAGCGTGA